The window CTACAACATAGCTTAATAAATCTGCATTCTACTACATAGCTTAATAAATCTGCATTATGGTACATATAGCTTAATAAGTCGACAACACTCATGCAGGTATTAGGACTTACCTGGGGAGAATGGGATGAACCTACATTTGACTTGCATCCTGATGTTATTCTTGGAGCCGATGTGCTTTACGACTCAGCAAGTAAGCTACACCTACACGGGCTACACATCTGTATTTGTAGTTCTGTATAATTTTCATGTTGACTGACCTGCACACAACTGCATCAATTTGGCTAGAGTTTGATGATCTCTTCGCGACAGTCTCATTTCTCTTGGAAAATTCCCCGGGGGCGATGTTCATAACCACATATCACAATCGCAGGTTCCGGGAATTGTTTTACCCTTCTCCTCATGGAAGAATTGCAGGAATTGTTTTACCCTTCTCCTTGTGTGTCAACTATTTGATTCCTGTATGCAGTGGTCATCATTTGATTGAATTTTTAATGGTGAAGTGGGGTTTGAAGTGTTTAAAGCTTCGGGATGGCTTCTCCTTCCTTCCGTCATGCAAGGCTGCTTCACTACAAGGGAACATTCAGCTTGTTGAGATTGCACTTGACAAGGAAAAACCGAACTGCTCTTCAGCTGACGAGAACAATCTGTAGCAGTTATGTTCCATGCGGTTCAGCCTTATGGGGGCTGAAGGCAAGAACATGGCACAACTTTGGGGCATCCTCCGCACACAGGTTAACTTTTATAACACTAGGTGATTTCCAGGAGCAACATCATGTAAAATTGCCCGTACAAAATATTCTCAAGTTTAACCATGGATTGTATTTGTTGGACAAGCTTGTTAAACGAAGATTCACCAAACCAATAGTTATGACAGAATATTACACATCTCTACACGGGATGTTCCAACAGAACTTAATCGAACATGTTTTCCTTAGTATCAATGAGATGATAATCATCAGACATTGCATGTAGGAGCAGCAATCagttgtaatacaaaatgctcCTCATTGTGAGGTTAACATGATTCCAACTCACAAATTTGATATGCCACTTGATATGATAGGACCGTCAAGTATTAGTGTGTAGCTGATGAAACTTCTATCAGACTGTCCAGCAAAGCACACACGAGAACTTCCTCTTCATTAGCACCAGTACGGATAAATCTGGAATCTGGATTGTTTTCAAATTCCGTAAACAGGTAAATAAATGGCAGTGGACCATCGTGCAAGGATCTTTCATCCTGAGGGAATGGTCGACTCATGCCTAGGCTGTGGGATCATTGTCGAAAATTCCTGGATGTACATAAAATACTTAAAATGTGCATGCACGAATTGAATTATGCAAGAAAACAGTACTAATTGTTAACACTGGAACTGAAGgaaacatgaaaaaaatgatGGAGCACTAGTCCAGAAACATGCACCGATTACCTTTTGGATGTCAGCATGTTCCCCTCAAGTTCTTGTAATCATCGTAGCTAAGAAATTTATCCTTGATTTTTAGCCAGTCAGCTGGCTTTGGCATAAAAATTGCTATATATCCTTCTCTGTCAGCCTAATAAAGGTGGGAAAAGTATATGTGTTGGTCagagtatgaaaaaaaaataaaaacttgcGCAAGCAGATACAGAATGACAGGTCACGAGTAAAAGGTAATGCAATATATGACAAACACACAGTGATCCACAGACTTCTATCACAGGTACAGAGCTAAATGATATCTAGTCAATTCATTTGTGAGAAGAGGGTCGACCTAAACCTCCCACTTCACCCACAATCTACGTTCATGATAAATGCAATAGCTGTATTCATGATATATCAGACAGATGTGCAACTTTACCAGTGTTTATCTGGAATCCAActagtttttttattctaatCTAGTCTGTGATTTCCTATGTATGACTTCATGTCACAATTCTATTCACTTGTGTATGGCACCAACATTGAAATTTATGAGTGAAATAATTCAAAAATCTCCTTGCTGAGTATGGGCCTTTTTTGCAACAAGATGGCAGAATAATAAACACTATCTCATGTTTGATATTAGAATGTTACTGATACAGAAAACTATAGACAATATGTCCATACATGTCTGACCACTGTTTCAATGCATCAGACAAGTGACAacagtaaaaaatatatatttaacccaaactaaaaaaaaataaaaagaaaacaaggaaAGAACTGAAACACAGGAGGAAAGAAAATCAAGGCACTTGTTAGGTCAAAACAGGATACTCACAGAGGTGTTAAGCAGGTCTGGTTGTTTGATCAATCTATCATTGATCTCCAAAAGTGATCCTTTCACACAACACCTACATGAGTTTAGCATAAACAACAACTCAGTGCAAAAATAGAATGGCATTATCAATTATTGATTGGGAGATCTAGTGGACCAACCTCACTACAAAAGAATTACTACTTGTGCAGACTTTACACAGCGCTGAATTTTCTTGCAAATGTTGTGCATTCTGTAAAGTAAAATAAGAACCGAGTCATGCTTCCATAGTTCCAATAAGTCAACCAATGATAAAAACATGCTTCAAGAGTTCAAGTCATCCAATTACCCTTTTGCGTTTTCCTGTGACTTTCATCTCACTGCGGTCTGACTTCCCAACATTGAAATCAACGGCAGTTATCCCCCCTTCCTCTTTCAATGCAATATGGGCTGAAGCTAAACCAACCACACACAATCTGATCTTTTGAGAAACAGAAGAAAccagcgagaaaaaaaaagttcagctTCATCATAGACGCGGTAATTAAAACGAAGGATGGAGTGGCACGTTTCAGCTCAAGCTACATATGAAAATAATTAACTACCACAAAATTGAAGCATGCCTCAAAAAGATAAACCAATGGTATGATGATATTCCTTAAGAATGCACTAGACATAGTTGCCTATTGCCTACATATAATCTCATTGGGGAAAACACACCACAGTGAATTATGACCTGCTTTGGATCCACCTTGTGAATATGAAAAGTTCATCAACAAACccattctaacatttttttttctaaggaaGACTAATTTTGATTTCTTGGGAGCTCACCCGTTTGGATGGCGGTACACATACTGATCATGTCCTGGATTGAGAAAGTCTGCCCAAGAAAATAACAAGAGTTGAATTAGACGATTTGAAGCATAGATGAACCTATATTTCAATCACACTACCAAATGCAGCAGAATTGGATTCAGTTCAACATAAGGTTCTTTGAAGACTCGGAAATGTTCACTGTGACCAGAATATGTATGGGCAATGTAAGATGTGGCCTTTTGTTTTTAACTTGTATTGGTCAAAGAAAAGTAAATTCATAGACAAAACGATTCAGTATCTGGTATTTCAACAGCAAATTGGGTAAAGTAATCCATGGTCCATACTCGATAAAGCAATGCGTACTGAAAAGGCTAGAGCATTCAGCCCAAGTGAAGAAATTGGAGCTCTACCTACCTAACGACCTCAACAACTTCTCAACCTTCCCTAACCTTAATAACGGAATGCCAAGTTCCCCTAACATCGAAGCTCTCTCTATGCTACGTACAAACatacccaaaaacccaaaaacccaaaaacttCCAATAAAAACTTCCAATCTTTTACATCAGGTAGGGCTCTAGGAAGTAAAAAGTACCAGCGACGAAGTAGCGGGCGAAGTTGGCCTCCACGGCGGAGGGCGGGAACGGCGGAAGGTCGCCGGCATCGGGGACGACGAGGGCCCGGGTCTCCTCGTCGACCGCAGACTCCCGTTGCGGGGACCGttcaagcggcggcggcgcgtctaGGGTTGCGGATTCTTCCGCCATTAGGGCGCGCGACGCGTggatctcctccgccgccggagagcTCGTGCCGCGCGTGGCCGGTGTGGGTTTTgctttgcggcggcggcggcgcgagcagaAGAGAGATATTCCCGTTTAGATGTGGaattaactttttgccactggacccacatgtcatagacacatgtggaGCCACGTGTCATTGAGATAGAGGTGACAAATAGTTAtttgtcaaatctaaaagtggaaatagttaaaagccccgtgA of the Oryza sativa Japonica Group chromosome 2, ASM3414082v1 genome contains:
- the LOC4328111 gene encoding uncharacterized protein isoform X1, with amino-acid sequence METAASASTSTPEGDSGQHAAAAPPRMTTVSKHYFGGASSAHNHDLRVDIIENIEEDYGMFVWPCSVILAEYVWQQRSRFTASTVVELGAGTSLPGLVAAKVGADVTLTDIAHNTEVLNNIRQVCGLNNVNCTVLGLTWGEWDEPTFDLHPDVILGADVLYDSAKFDDLFATVSFLLENSPGAMFITTYHNRRFRELFYPSPHGRIAGIVLPFSLCVNYLIPVCSGHHLIEFLMVKWGLKCLKLRDGFSFLPSCKAASLQGNIQLVEIALDKEKPNCSSADENNL
- the LOC4328112 gene encoding uncharacterized protein is translated as MAEESATLDAPPPLERSPQRESAVDEETRALVVPDAGDLPPFPPSAVEANFARYFVADFLNPGHDQYVYRHPNGLCVVGLASAHIALKEEGGITAVDFNVGKSDRSEMKVTGKRKRNAQHLQENSALCKVCTSSNSFVVRCCVKGSLLEINDRLIKQPDLLNTSADREGYIAIFMPKPADWLKIKDKFLSYDDYKNLRGTC